The Bdellovibrio bacteriovorus genomic interval TCTCTTGCGCTGAGCCGCCACCTGGAGGGAAGGGATCTATTTTAATGGAGACCGCATAAACGCTGTCTCCGATATGAATGGCTGTGCCATCACAGAACTTTTCTTTCACGAATTGCAGCCTCTCTTTAGAGAAGTGTTGGTGGTCAAAGTAGTGAAAGCGCAAGGTCATTTCTGTCATGTAATAGAGACATTGCAACTGACAAGCCGGGCTTCAGATCAAACATATTGCTTATAAGCAATAAAATGGCTAATTCCGGGGTGAAATGCCTCAAACCCTGGGCGATTTTCCTTCTTGCGGTGGGGATGTTCTTCACCTAAAAATACGGTCATATGACAGAGCGACGTCAACAACAGTAAGGATGCTTTGTGAAACGACTTAAAAGAGTTTTTGTCTTATCTCATGAGTGGAATGTGTTCCTCGTTCTGCTCATTATTATTTCTGTCAGCTTGCTCAGCTGGTGGACCGTCAAAGTGCATCTGGAAAAAGAATGGAATGCACGTCTTGAATCTGAAATCGGTAAAGTGAGTTCGACCATTCATCGCGAATTTTCCGCTTATGGTCAGGCTTTATTGGATACCCGCGCCTTTATTCAGCTAAGTGGGATTCCGACGGCGAAACAATATCAAGACTATATAGAGTCGACGGAACTTTTAAAGCGATCACCGGGTCTTCAGGGAATTGGTTTTGCACAAAAACTAGAAAGATCTGAAATCCCTGAGCTTGAACGTAGAATGCGTGAACAGGGTTTTAAAGATTTTAAATTTTGGCCGGATTCGGAGCGCTCTCTTTACACCTCTGCCGTGATGATTGAACCTGATGACTGGAGAAATAAAAAAGCTCTGGGCTTTGACCCGTATTCTGATCTCACACGTCGGTCCGCGATGGATAAGGCTTTATTATCTAACACACTGGCGATGTCGGATCCTGTTGTTTTGGTGTCAGATGAAAGTGAAGGGCAAAAGATTCTTCAAGGTGTTTTGATCTATCTTCCCGTATCGAAGGTTTTGGACGCCACCGGGGAGGCCGAACCTAAAAATTCTTTACTGGGCTTTGCTTACTCGGTGATTCGAATCAATCGCTTTTTTAATGGGGCGTTCGGCACACCTCAGTTTTATGAAGAAAAAGTAAACTATAAAATTGAGATTTATGATCGCAAGCTCGGACGAACGCTGCCGCTTTATGAGCGCTTCCCGGCGAAAGAAGAAGATCGCGTAGTTTCAGATATTTCTGTGGACCGCGAAATTCAGGTGCTTGATAAAGTGTGGAAATTGCATTTCGAGCCGTTGCCTCATTTCTTCAACTGGTATGAGCGCTATGTGCCGATTCTTTTTGCTTTTGTGACTTTGATCATGCTGTCGGTGATCTTTTTGGCGTTGTGGTCCACACAACAGTTTTTGAAGTTCAGTGAAAAGCATCAAGACTCTTTAGCGCTCGTGTCTAAGAGCAAGTCCGAAGAGTTGGCCTTATTCCGTCGTTTGAATGCGATTATTGCCGATCTTTCTTCTTCCATCGAAGGAAGTGATCTCTTCGAAAAATTCTGTCACCACTTGGAAGATGTTTTTCAAATTGAAGACTGCGTGGTCTTTGTGCGTGAGAATCGCGGACCTTATGAAAAACGCTTTCAAAAAGTGATCGATAGCTTTCCGGAGTTTCTGGATTTATCCAGTGAATTTGATGGCTTTCTTAAAGACGGCGTCTTTGCTCTGGCGTCGAATACAGAATCTTCGCGCAAAGTGATTTCATTTTTTAGTTCCGAGATGCAGGAGCGTCTGCGTGAAGGTCCTTATTTCATGATGCGCTCGGTTTTGCACGAATCGGGTAAAAGTAATTCTATTTTAATTATTGTGAAAGGACCTAAAACTTTAGTGGATTCAAAAGTTTTAGAATACGCCTTGGCAAGCATCGTGGGTCAGTTCGCAATGTCTTACGATAAAGCGATTCTTTTAAGAAAGGCCGAAGACGCGAACTTTATGAAGAGTTCCTTCTTGGCAAATATGAGTCACGAGATCCGCACGCCGCTAGGAGTGATCGTGGGTTATTCGGAAATCCTGGCCGATGATGAACTCGATGGAGAAGAAAAGAAGCAAATTGTCAAAAGTGTGAAGCGCAATGGTAAGGAGCTGGCTCGACTTATCGACGATATCTTAGATATTTCCAAAGTCGAAGCGGGTAAGCTGCAGTTTGAAATGGCACAGGTGAATCTTGAAAGTCTGATTCATGAAGTGAAATCCGTCATGGAAGTTCGCGCCTCCGACAAAAAGATTCAGTTCAACGTGGCTAAGCTTTCAAACGTGCCTACATATTTATTCACGGATGACATTCGTTTGAAGCAGATTCTAGTAAATGTCGTCGGTAACGCTATCAAATTCACCGAAAATGGCAGTGTGAAACTTCTTTATAAGACCTATGTGAATGATATGCAGGAAGAATTCCTGGAGTTCCAGATTCAGGACAGTGGTATCGGTATCAGTGAACGAAATCGCGAAAATCTGTTTAAACCTTTCTCTCAAGGAGATGTGTCAACCACGCGCAAGTATGGCGGCACGGGTTTAGGGTTGGCACTGTCGCGTCGTTTAGCGGAGCTTTTAGGTGGGGAGTTATTCCTATTAGCGTCGTCGGTGGGTAAAGGCTCCACGTTCTGTTTGCGTGTTCCGCTGCGTGGAGCAAATAAAGAATTTCTGAATCTGCGACAAGCCCCAGTTAAAAAAGAGACCAAAGAACTTGAGCAAGGCCCCGTGCGTGATATTGATTGGAATGGTCTTGATTTAAGAAACCTTTTGAAAGATGTGCGCATTCTATTGGTTGAAGATTCTGAAGACAATCAAGAGATCTTCCAGCACTTTTTAAAAGCGGCGGGCGCCGAAGTGGTCGTGGCCGATGACGGTGAAAAGGCCGTCGAGAGTGCCTTTAAAGTAGAACCTGACATTGTTCTTATGGATATCCAAATTCCTAAAATGGACGGAAAAGAAGCGACCAAGCGGATTCGTCAACGCGGATTTACGAAGCCGGTGATTGCATTAACGGCGCATGCTTTGAACGAAGAAGTGCAAAGCTGTCTGGCGGCTGGATGCAACGGTCAAATAACGAAACCCGTTTCTGGAGAACTCTTGGTTCAAGAAGTGTATTTCTATTTGAATCACCGGGCGGAAGCATGAGTGAAAGTGGAATGGTTGTTCCCTTAGAGTCCAAACAGAAATATCTGTCGCGAAGGCTGGGGGAGTTAGCGAAAATTCAAGAGATGATTCACACGCCGGACTGGGAGTTTGTCGCAAAAGTAGGGCATCAAATAAAGGGCAATGCGAAAACGTTTGAGTTTCCGTCTTTAAGTGATTTGGGAAGTCGTTTGGAAGAAGCAGGTAAAACCAAAGACTCGCGTTTACTGAAAGATGTGTGCGCAGAACTGCAGGCGAGTCTTGAATCTTTAAATCAAAATCTTACGTCGTCCGTCTAACTAAGACACGATACAGAAAAAGAATGAACATCGCACCGACAATCGCGGCAGCAAAACCTAGAGGCTCGTAGTCGCGATAGTAACCCGCTGAAGTGCCCAATAGATGCGCGACCGCGCCACCGGCGATACCTAATAAACAGGTGATGACCCAACCACCAGGCGCTTTTCCAGGTAAGAGTATCTTTGCTGCGATTCCCACAGCAAACCCTAGAAGGATTGATGAAAGCATAGAGTTTCCTTTCTCCACAAATTAGGAAGGCCCCCCTCACATGGCATGGCAGGGGGGCCGCTTATCCGTTGCCACTCGTGGATTATCAGCAACGAACTAAATATGGCTAAAAATGCCCGGGACAATGTCCCCGACGCATATTTGTTATGCAAACGGGGTTCCTTACAGAAAATCAATCAAAGCCGTTATATTGAATATAAAAGTGTATAAACGTCTTAATGTGGCAAAATGCCATAAAAATATTGCGGATATATGCCCCAGTGAGATAAGAATAACCTATTCAGGAGGCAATCATGGACAAGCAGAAAACAATTCTTCTGATCGAAGACGACCTTGATTTAGCAGAATTGGCGACGGCCTATTTTCGCCAGAAAAACATCACGGTGATCCACGAAGAAAATCCTCTTTCCGCTCTTCAGCAGGTTGTGACCCAGAAGATCAGCCCTGATGCTATTATCACTGATTTAAATTTACCGACGATCAATGGGATGGAATTTATCAAGCGGTTGCGCGCTGAAGGCGTCCAAACTCCCATCATCCTTATTACCGTCTCGAACGATGTCGATGTCGCGGTGGAGGCGATCGAAGCGGGCGCATACGACTTCGTCGTTAAGCCTTTGCACTTCCCGCAGCTTCTGATTTCGGCTCAACGTGCGTTTAAGTTTAATATCTTAAGCGCAGAAAATAAAACTTTGAAAGAGACACTGGATATCAGTAAAGGGTTACACCCCGAAGGTATTATCGGTAAAAGCGAAAGCATTCATCGAATCATGGATCTGGCGCGCCGGGTTTCGAAAAGTTCTTCGACAGTTTCCATCACCGGCGAAAGTGGTACTGGTAAGGAAGTTTTTGCGAAAGCCATTCACCGCTGGAGCCCGCGAAATAAAAAACCTTTCGTCGCGATCAACTGTTCGGCGATCCCCGAAAATCTTTTAGAGTCAGAACTTTTTGGTCACGCCAAAGGTGCATTTACCGGTGCCGTTGATAAAAAAACCGGTCTCTTTGAAGAAGCCGACGGAGGAACCTTGTTTCTCGATGAAATCGGGGATTTGAATCTGACCTTGCAGGCAAAACTACTGCGTGTGCTTCAGGAAAAAGAAATTAAAAGAGTCGGAGAAAATCAGGCGCGTGCCGTCGACGTGCGGGTTATTGCCGCCACCCATAAGGATTTGCGTTTGGAAGTGCAGGAAAAACGTTTTCGTGAAGACTTGTTCTTCCGTTTGAATGTGATTCCGATAAAAATTCCACCTCTGCGCGAAAGAAGAGAAGACATTATTCCTTTAGCTGAACATTTCCTAAAAAAGTTCAACACTTTGAACGGCACGCAAATTCAGGGCTTTAAAAAGAACGCCAAAGAATTTTTGCTGACTCATCCTTGGCGAGGCAATGTGCGCGAGCTAGAAAACACCATTGAGCGCGCCGTCGTTTTGGCGACCGGGCCCGAGATTGATGTGAGTGCTTTGACTTTGTTTGACGAAGGCACGGCAAGCTCTGCGATCGCGGACGATGATAAGAAGAATGCCTTTATCTTCCGCTTCGGCGAAGAAGTGTCGTCCTTGCATGAACTTGAAAAGAAATATGTTCAGTTTGTCTATGAAAGACACAATCGCGCAAAAGAAATGACGGCAAAGGCCTTAGGCATTGATCGAAAAACTTTGTATCGTAAGCTGCAAGAAATCGAAACAACGTAATCGTGGAATCAGAATTCCCCTATCAAAGGGGAATTCTGCCTCGCACATCCTCTCAGATGGCTTCTATTCATTCTTAAAGTGGTGCACACATTGCAAACTCTTCCTACGTGCTAACAAGGAGAGTAAAGCATGATGTCAATTGTTCGCTTCCTTTTACCCATTTTGCTGCCTATCACTCTTGTCGCTTTATTTGTAGAAGCGCAACAGCCTGACACGGAAATGGCCACGGCCAAAATGGTCG includes:
- a CDS encoding CHASE domain-containing protein, with protein sequence MKRLKRVFVLSHEWNVFLVLLIIISVSLLSWWTVKVHLEKEWNARLESEIGKVSSTIHREFSAYGQALLDTRAFIQLSGIPTAKQYQDYIESTELLKRSPGLQGIGFAQKLERSEIPELERRMREQGFKDFKFWPDSERSLYTSAVMIEPDDWRNKKALGFDPYSDLTRRSAMDKALLSNTLAMSDPVVLVSDESEGQKILQGVLIYLPVSKVLDATGEAEPKNSLLGFAYSVIRINRFFNGAFGTPQFYEEKVNYKIEIYDRKLGRTLPLYERFPAKEEDRVVSDISVDREIQVLDKVWKLHFEPLPHFFNWYERYVPILFAFVTLIMLSVIFLALWSTQQFLKFSEKHQDSLALVSKSKSEELALFRRLNAIIADLSSSIEGSDLFEKFCHHLEDVFQIEDCVVFVRENRGPYEKRFQKVIDSFPEFLDLSSEFDGFLKDGVFALASNTESSRKVISFFSSEMQERLREGPYFMMRSVLHESGKSNSILIIVKGPKTLVDSKVLEYALASIVGQFAMSYDKAILLRKAEDANFMKSSFLANMSHEIRTPLGVIVGYSEILADDELDGEEKKQIVKSVKRNGKELARLIDDILDISKVEAGKLQFEMAQVNLESLIHEVKSVMEVRASDKKIQFNVAKLSNVPTYLFTDDIRLKQILVNVVGNAIKFTENGSVKLLYKTYVNDMQEEFLEFQIQDSGIGISERNRENLFKPFSQGDVSTTRKYGGTGLGLALSRRLAELLGGELFLLASSVGKGSTFCLRVPLRGANKEFLNLRQAPVKKETKELEQGPVRDIDWNGLDLRNLLKDVRILLVEDSEDNQEIFQHFLKAAGAEVVVADDGEKAVESAFKVEPDIVLMDIQIPKMDGKEATKRIRQRGFTKPVIALTAHALNEEVQSCLAAGCNGQITKPVSGELLVQEVYFYLNHRAEA
- a CDS encoding Hpt domain-containing protein; protein product: MSESGMVVPLESKQKYLSRRLGELAKIQEMIHTPDWEFVAKVGHQIKGNAKTFEFPSLSDLGSRLEEAGKTKDSRLLKDVCAELQASLESLNQNLTSSV
- a CDS encoding GlsB/YeaQ/YmgE family stress response membrane protein, producing MLSSILLGFAVGIAAKILLPGKAPGGWVITCLLGIAGGAVAHLLGTSAGYYRDYEPLGFAAAIVGAMFILFLYRVLVRRTT
- a CDS encoding sigma-54-dependent transcriptional regulator; amino-acid sequence: MDKQKTILLIEDDLDLAELATAYFRQKNITVIHEENPLSALQQVVTQKISPDAIITDLNLPTINGMEFIKRLRAEGVQTPIILITVSNDVDVAVEAIEAGAYDFVVKPLHFPQLLISAQRAFKFNILSAENKTLKETLDISKGLHPEGIIGKSESIHRIMDLARRVSKSSSTVSITGESGTGKEVFAKAIHRWSPRNKKPFVAINCSAIPENLLESELFGHAKGAFTGAVDKKTGLFEEADGGTLFLDEIGDLNLTLQAKLLRVLQEKEIKRVGENQARAVDVRVIAATHKDLRLEVQEKRFREDLFFRLNVIPIKIPPLRERREDIIPLAEHFLKKFNTLNGTQIQGFKKNAKEFLLTHPWRGNVRELENTIERAVVLATGPEIDVSALTLFDEGTASSAIADDDKKNAFIFRFGEEVSSLHELEKKYVQFVYERHNRAKEMTAKALGIDRKTLYRKLQEIETT